From the genome of Stigmatella aurantiaca, one region includes:
- a CDS encoding SlyX family protein has translation MDESRLIELELRYMQQQELLQQLNDVLYTQQRALQVLTAEVELLKRKLEGEPGLVDARQHEKPPHY, from the coding sequence ATGGACGAGTCGCGCCTCATCGAGCTGGAGCTTCGATACATGCAGCAACAAGAACTGCTGCAGCAGCTCAACGACGTTCTGTACACGCAGCAGCGAGCGCTGCAGGTGCTGACGGCGGAGGTGGAGCTGCTGAAGCGCAAACTGGAAGGCGAGCCTGGCCTGGTGGATGCGCGGCAGCACGAGAAGCCTCCGCACTACTGA
- a CDS encoding tetratricopeptide repeat protein, whose translation MQRTLAVVGVAFLIHLIPLFLPRNMPEQELAIARATPDAQQRVAVLLPLRENAKATGAELREAAELIMEKAPAEARILLEEAKKREPGAVESQLLQARICQLERMDRCVQETLERAVHMAPQDARPDLLRAEMSERAGDLTGALEALARARSKQPQDTAVGLRYARLLSVTARHEEAEAVMRQLEPQLSNRELLLQMGILKTRAGRNQEARAFFAQAVGEAPGSPVAHYHLGMSHFQLGDVDAAEEELRTADRLDVSNPDALAALCALQIQAARYEAARITKMDLERRFQDRQELIRSACRMDR comes from the coding sequence AGCAGGAGCTGGCGATTGCCCGCGCGACTCCGGACGCCCAGCAGCGGGTGGCCGTACTGCTGCCCCTGAGAGAGAACGCGAAAGCGACGGGAGCCGAGCTCCGGGAAGCCGCGGAACTCATCATGGAGAAAGCCCCCGCGGAGGCACGCATTCTGCTGGAAGAGGCGAAGAAGCGGGAGCCGGGCGCGGTCGAGAGCCAGCTCCTCCAGGCGCGCATCTGCCAGTTGGAACGGATGGACCGGTGCGTTCAGGAGACCCTGGAGCGGGCGGTGCACATGGCGCCCCAGGATGCACGGCCGGACCTGCTCCGGGCGGAGATGAGCGAAAGGGCCGGAGATCTCACGGGAGCCCTGGAGGCGCTCGCCCGGGCGAGAAGCAAGCAGCCCCAGGACACGGCCGTGGGCCTGCGCTACGCGCGGCTGCTGAGCGTGACAGCCCGCCATGAAGAAGCGGAAGCCGTGATGCGCCAGCTGGAGCCCCAGCTCTCCAACAGGGAGCTGCTCCTTCAGATGGGGATTCTGAAAACCCGTGCTGGAAGAAACCAGGAAGCGCGGGCCTTCTTCGCCCAAGCCGTGGGAGAAGCGCCTGGGTCCCCCGTGGCGCACTACCACCTGGGCATGTCGCACTTCCAGCTTGGGGATGTGGACGCAGCGGAAGAGGAACTCAGAACCGCGGACCGGCTGGACGTGTCCAATCCCGACGCCCTCGCGGCCCTGTGTGCGCTTCAAATCCAGGCAGCCCGGTACGAGGCGGCTCGCATCACGAAGATGGACCTCGAGCGGCGCTTCCAGGACCGGCAGGAGCTCATCCGGAGCGCCTGCCGGATGGACCGCTGA